CCGGGGGCGCCGTCGCCGCAGTGTCGGGCTTCTTCTATCAGTTGCGCGAGTGTTCGGTCCTGCTGGGCCCGAACGGCGGCTGTCCGGAACCGTCGATCGTCTCGGCCCTGGCGCTCCTGCTGCTCGCGGTCGGAATCCCGCTGATCGGCATCGGCCTCCGGACCGTCTTCCTGTACCGGTGACCGGTCGGGCCGGGCGGAGAAAGCGTCGCCCTACTCGTCCTCGTCGCCGACGGCCGCGCCGAGGGCGACCTCGGGGTCGATCCAGACGACGAACTCGTCGTCGTCCTCGCGGTCGACGACGCCCTCGACGTAGTCGGTCTCGACCGGCGGGTCGTTGACCTGCGAGGGCGTCACGGGCACGACCTGCCGGACCTCGTCGACGAGCCAGCCCAGCGCCCCCTGGTCGTCGAAGGCGTCCGGGTCGAAGACGACGATCAGTTCCGGCGAGCCGTCGGCCTCGATGTCCAGGAGCTCCTTCGGATCCAGAATCGTCGTGATCTGGCCGCGCAGGTCGACCACGCCGGTGACGCAGTCCCGGGTGTTCGGGACCCGCGTCACGGACTCGCGCTCGACGATCTCCTCGACGCCGTCGATGTCGATGCAGTAGCGCTCGCCGCCGAGAGCGAACTCCAGTACGCGGGTCGAGTCCGCCCGGCCGGCGGCCTCGGCGCCCGCGGTCGCACGCGCGCCGCCGCGGCCGGCGTCGGTCGGGTCCCCGGCGTCGTCGTCCGCAGCTCCCGTCTCGGCCGCCGCGACTGCCTCCTCGACGGCATCGGCTGCCTCGTCGGCCTCCGGCAGGTCGATCGAACCGACGTCCGCGGCGGCCGCAGCGACGGCCTCGTCCGCGTCGTCGGACCGCGGTTCCGCCGCGACACCGGAATCGTCCGAGCCGCCGCCGGCGACCTGCGTCGCTGACTGCGCCGCCCGCCGGGCGGCCGCGACGGCTTCGTCGCCCGGTTCATCGCCGGTCACGGTGGTATCGTCCTCGCTCATCGCGTCGCCCTCGTCGACCGCTTCGGTCTCGTCGTCCGCCGTCACACGCTCCGCATCCTCGTTCCCACCGACCGCGGCCCCGTCCGCGTCGGCCGTGACCTCGTTCCCACCGTCCGGAGCCTCGTGCGCGTCGGCCGCGGCCCCCTGTCCGCCGTCGGCCACGCTCCCGTCCCCGTCTGCGGGGGCGGCCGACTCGTCGGGCACCGTGTCGTCGGGCTCGTCCCGCGGCGACTCGTCGTCGGCCCCGTCGGCCGCCTCGGACTCGTCGGCGCGTTGGCCCTCGCGCATCCGCCGGATCCGGCGGGCCCGATCCATGCGTTCGTCGTCGCTCATGCCGGCACCTCCGCTGCGCCGAGACGCTCGTCGATCTCGTCCGCGATGCCGAGGAAGACCCGCTCCATGTCGACCGAGTCCCCGTACTCGAACAGCGACACGCCCTCCGAGAAGGCGCGCTGGAGGGCGACGCGCTTGCGGACCTGCCAGACCGGGTAGTCCGCGAACACCTCCTCGAGCCACCGAAGCATGGTCCGGTCCTCGTTGGTCTTCTCGACGCGGTTGGCGACCACGCCCAGCGTCCGGACGGAGATGTCGGTCTGCCCTTCGAGCGCCGCTATCTGGTCGATCAGCAGTTCGACGGCCCGTTCG
This genomic interval from Halomicrobium urmianum contains the following:
- a CDS encoding chemotaxis protein CheW, with the translated sequence MSDDERMDRARRIRRMREGQRADESEAADGADDESPRDEPDDTVPDESAAPADGDGSVADGGQGAAADAHEAPDGGNEVTADADGAAVGGNEDAERVTADDETEAVDEGDAMSEDDTTVTGDEPGDEAVAAARRAAQSATQVAGGGSDDSGVAAEPRSDDADEAVAAAAADVGSIDLPEADEAADAVEEAVAAAETGAADDDAGDPTDAGRGGARATAGAEAAGRADSTRVLEFALGGERYCIDIDGVEEIVERESVTRVPNTRDCVTGVVDLRGQITTILDPKELLDIEADGSPELIVVFDPDAFDDQGALGWLVDEVRQVVPVTPSQVNDPPVETDYVEGVVDREDDDEFVVWIDPEVALGAAVGDEDE